The proteins below are encoded in one region of Salvelinus fontinalis isolate EN_2023a chromosome 10, ASM2944872v1, whole genome shotgun sequence:
- the LOC129864072 gene encoding caspase b-like translates to MAPRSESGLLLETLKKLGKSDLKTFQWHLISGDVLEGFCSIPKAGLEFADREDTVDKMVETYTAKDAVKITLAILKEIKQINLAMELNDKYTALAGGPGQVGEAGAGRGSSAVQPITISAQNGGFVFSPILTGNTVAGSVNFPTGPAASQHPGP, encoded by the exons ATGGCGCCTCGTTCGGAATCGGGTCTGCTGCTGGAAACTCTGAAGAAGCTGGGCAAATCTGATCTAAAGACATTTCAGTGGCACCTGATAAGTGGTGATGTGTTGGAGGGCTTCTGCTCTATCCCAAAGGCCGGGTTGGAGTTTGCTGACAGGGAGGACACTGTGGATAAAATGGTGGAAACTTACACGGCAAAGGATGCTGTGAAGATCACACTGGCGATTCTGAAGGAGATTAAACAAATAAATCTTGCCATGGAGTTAAATGATAAGTACACAG cTCTAGCAGGAGGTCCAGGCCAAGTTGGGGAAGCAGGTGCAGGGAGGGGATCTTCTGCTGTCCAACCCATCACAATCTCAGCTCAGAATGGGGGCTTTGTCTTTTCTCCCATACTGACTGGTAACACTGTTGCTGGATCAGTCAATTTCCCTACAG GTCCTGCAGCATCCCAACATCCCGGGCCCTGA